One part of the Rutidosis leptorrhynchoides isolate AG116_Rl617_1_P2 chromosome 1, CSIRO_AGI_Rlap_v1, whole genome shotgun sequence genome encodes these proteins:
- the LOC139886045 gene encoding ultraviolet-B receptor UVR8, whose protein sequence is MGGDGLRSARFDDLPLHLILEILTSGGGLGGVDLVCLELSNKLFGGKHGLVSQNSKSLAEFAAFQSCGSHPVYVSLSHRAQDELLGRCGGNWKRVLRFLQSVHQSSDVVQTSSGNMQIRSGRYHTLLVKDSTVYSCGSSLCGVLGHGPETTQCVSFTPIKFPYPAHVTHVSASHNHAAFVTQSGEVFTCGDNSSFCCGHSDTNRPIFKPRLVEALKEVTCKKVATGVSFTVFLTIEGQVYTCGTNTNGQLGHGDTLDRPTPKLVESLVNAGPVVHIAAGPSYALAVTSDGTVYSFGSGTNFCLGHGEQHSEPRPRPLLWFRRKGIHVVRVSAGDEHVVALDSNGYVYTWGKGYCGALGHGDEIDKTTPELLIGLKNHRAVQVCASKRKTFVLVDNGSMYGFGWMGFGSLGFPDKGVSDKVLKPTKLYTLKDHHISQVSTGLYHSVVVTNRGRIFGFGDNERAQLGHDKVRDCRTPTEILVEESSDDTM, encoded by the exons ATGGGTGGTGATGGGTTAAGGTCAGCTAGGTTTGATGACTTGCCTTTACATTTGATTCTTGAAATTTTGACTTCTGGGGGTGGACTGGGTGGTGTGGATCTTGTGTGTTTGGAACTAAGTAATAAACTTTTTGGAGGTAAACATGGATTGGTTTCTCAAAATTCAAAATCTTTGGCTGAATTTGCTGCTTTTCAATCATGTGGGTCACATCCTGTTTATGTGTCTTTGAGTCATAGAGCTCAAGATGAGCTTTTGGGTAGATGTGGTGGAAATTGGAAAAGAGTTTTGAGGTTCTTGCAATCTGTGCACCAGTCTTCAGATGTTGTTCAAACCTCTTCAGGCAAT ATGCAAATTAGGAGTGGAAGGTATCACACTTTATTGGTAAAAGACTCAACGGTTTACTCGTGTGGTTCAAGTTTGTGTGGTGTTCTTGGTCATGGGCCCGAAACAACACAATGTGTATCATTTACACCGATTAAGTTTCCGTATCCTGCTCACGTGACACATGTTTCTGCCTCGCATAATCATGCTGCTTTTGTCACACAATCTGGAGAG GTTTTCACATGTGGTGACAATTCGTCTTTCTGTTGTGGGCATAGTGATACTAACCGTCCAATATTCAAGCCTCGGCTTGTTGAAGCATTAAAGGAAGTGACTTGCAAGAAGGTTGCTACGGGGGTTAGCTTTACCGTATTTCTAACAATTGAAGGTCAAGTATACACATGTGGGACCAACACAAATGGTCAACTAGGCCATGGTGACACATTGGATAGACCAACACCGAAACTAGTGGAATCACTTGTGAACGCTGGTCCAGTTGTACATATTGCTGCTGGTCCAAGTTATGCACTTGCTGTCACTAGTGATGGAACCGTTTATTCGTTTGGGTCTGGAACCAATTTCTGTTTGGGTCATGGTGAACAGCACAGTGAACCTAGACCTAGACCACTTTTGTGGTTCAGGAGAAAAGGTATCCACGTGGTTCGTGTTTCTGCTGGTGATGAACATGTGGTTGCACTCGATTCTAATGGATAT GTTTACACATGGGGAAAAGGCTACTGTGGTGCACTTGGCCATGGAGATGAGATTGACAAAACGACCCCCGAGCTCTTGATTGGCCTCAAGAATCACCGAGCTGTTCAG GTGTGCGCAAGCAAGAGGAAGACGTTTGTGTTGGTGGATAACGGAAGTATGTACGGATTTGGATGGATGGGATTCGGAAGTCTTGGTTTTCCAGATAAAGGTGTATCTGATAAAGTGTTGAAGCCAACCAAGCTTTACACTTTAAAAGATCATCATATTTCTCAAGTAAGCACAGGCTTATATCACTCTGTTGTGGTCACAAATCGAGGTCGTATTTTTGGGTTCGGAGACAATGAACGAGCACAACTTGGACACGATAAGGTTAGAGATTGTCGCACCCCGACTGAAATCTTGGTTGAAGAATCAAGTGATGATACCATGTAA